The Streptomyces camelliae genome window below encodes:
- a CDS encoding GTP-binding protein, whose product MVSEHSDATGDTAALALKILVAGGFGVGKTTLVGAVSEIRPLRTEELLSQAGQLVDDTDGVDQKVTTTVAMDFGRITIRSGLSLYLFGTPGQDRFWFLWDELSQGALGAVVLADTRRLEDCFPAVDYFEHRRIPFVVAVNCFAGARAYGAHDVCRALDLDRGTPVVLCDARDRDSGKEVLIRLVEYAGRMHTARLLDSVG is encoded by the coding sequence ATGGTCTCCGAGCACTCCGACGCCACCGGCGACACCGCCGCGCTGGCGCTGAAGATACTGGTCGCCGGCGGATTCGGCGTCGGCAAGACGACCCTGGTCGGGGCCGTCAGCGAGATCCGGCCGCTGCGTACCGAGGAACTGCTCAGCCAGGCAGGGCAGTTGGTCGACGACACCGACGGTGTGGACCAGAAGGTCACCACCACCGTCGCTATGGACTTCGGGCGCATCACGATCCGCTCCGGCCTGTCCCTCTACCTCTTCGGCACCCCCGGACAGGACCGGTTCTGGTTTCTCTGGGACGAGTTGTCGCAGGGCGCCCTCGGTGCCGTCGTCCTCGCGGACACCCGGCGCCTGGAGGACTGCTTCCCCGCCGTCGACTACTTCGAGCACCGGCGCATCCCGTTCGTGGTGGCTGTCAACTGCTTCGCGGGCGCCCGCGCCTACGGCGCCCACGACGTCTGCCGCGCCCTCGACCTCGACCGCGGCACCCCCGTGGTGCTGTGCGACGCGCGCGACCGGGACTCCGGCAAGGAAGTCCTGATCCGGCTCGTCGAGTACGCGGGGCGGATGCACACCGCCCGGCTCCTGGACTCGGTCGGCTGA
- a CDS encoding roadblock/LC7 domain-containing protein gives MAQNQGLGWLLDDLTERVDHVRHALVLSNDGLVTGASTGLRREDAEHLAAVASGLHSLAKGSGRHFGAGRVRQTMIEYDDAVLFVTAAGTGSCLCVLSGVEADIGQIAYEMTLLVNRVGEHLGVDARQPERAPNTDL, from the coding sequence ATGGCGCAGAACCAGGGACTCGGGTGGCTCCTGGACGATCTGACCGAGCGGGTGGACCATGTGCGGCACGCGCTCGTCCTGTCGAACGACGGGCTGGTCACGGGCGCGAGTACGGGCCTACGCCGTGAGGACGCCGAGCATCTGGCCGCCGTGGCGTCCGGGCTGCACAGCCTGGCCAAGGGTTCGGGACGCCACTTCGGCGCGGGCAGGGTGCGCCAGACCATGATCGAGTACGACGACGCCGTGCTGTTCGTGACTGCGGCGGGCACCGGCAGCTGTCTGTGCGTGCTCAGCGGGGTGGAGGCCGACATCGGCCAGATCGCCTACGAGATGACCCTGCTCGTCAACCGCGTCGGCGAACACCTCGGCGTTGATGCCAGGCAGCCCGAGAGGGCGCCCAACACAGATCTCTGA
- a CDS encoding acyl-CoA thioesterase, translating into MTNPAERLVDLLDLEQIEVNIFRGRSPQESLQRVFGGQVAGQALVAAGRTTDGDRPVHSLHAYFLRPGRPGVPIVYQVERVRDGRSFTTRRVTAVQQGRTIFNLTASFHKPEGGSFEHQLPPARDVPDPESLPTVSEEIREHLGALPEQLERMARRQPFDIRYVDRLRWNAEEIKGAEPRSAVWMRAVGPLGDDPLVHTCALTYASDMTLLDAVRIPVEPLWGPRNFDLASLDHAMWFHRPFRADEWFLYDQESPIATGGRGLARGRIYDQQGRMLVSVVQEGLFRAL; encoded by the coding sequence ATGACGAACCCGGCCGAGAGACTGGTCGACCTGCTCGACCTGGAGCAGATCGAGGTCAACATCTTCCGTGGCCGCAGCCCGCAGGAGTCCCTGCAGCGAGTCTTCGGCGGCCAGGTGGCGGGCCAGGCGCTGGTCGCCGCCGGCCGCACCACGGACGGCGACCGCCCCGTGCACTCGCTGCACGCGTACTTCCTGCGCCCGGGCCGTCCGGGCGTGCCGATCGTGTACCAGGTGGAGCGGGTCCGCGACGGCAGATCGTTCACGACGCGCCGGGTCACGGCCGTGCAGCAGGGCCGCACGATCTTCAATCTGACCGCCTCCTTTCACAAGCCTGAGGGAGGATCGTTCGAGCACCAGCTGCCGCCGGCCCGCGATGTGCCGGACCCGGAATCGCTGCCCACGGTCTCCGAGGAGATCCGCGAGCACCTGGGCGCGCTGCCCGAGCAGTTGGAGCGGATGGCACGCCGCCAGCCCTTCGACATCCGCTATGTCGACCGGCTGCGCTGGAACGCCGAGGAGATCAAGGGGGCTGAGCCGCGCAGCGCCGTGTGGATGCGCGCGGTCGGACCACTGGGGGACGACCCGTTGGTCCACACGTGCGCGCTGACGTACGCCAGCGACATGACCCTGCTGGACGCGGTCCGCATCCCGGTCGAACCCCTGTGGGGTCCGCGAAACTTCGACCTGGCCTCGCTGGACCACGCCATGTGGTTCCACCGGCCGTTCCGCGCGGACGAGTGGTTCCTGTACGACCAGGAGTCGCCGATCGCCACCGGCGGGCGCGGTCTGGCGCGAGGGCGCATCTACGACCAGCAGGGGCGCATGCTCGTCTCGGTCGTCCAGGAGGGTCTGTTCAGGGCCCTGTAG